From the genome of Alkalimarinus coralli:
TCATCCATATTCCCGAAGCGGTTGATAGTTCGCTCAACAACAACAGACGCCATCTTTTCAGCTTTCCGAGGAATAACCCCCTGCCACCCTAATATAGGAGACACACCTTGAAAGTGGAGTGGATAAAAAGTCATTTTGATTGCTAACCAATTGGTTGCCCAACCGATCAACGCTGCCATAAAAGGAAGACTGGCGTACGTCATCCAGCCAGCATCTTCGAAGAGTTGTGAGAGTTGCAGTTCCATTTAGCCTACATTCAGAATTAATTTGCTACCGATTGTAAACGAAATTAAACGCAATAACTGTTCTATTGTACAAAATCAGAATGATAAGGGTTATTTTTGTACAATAGATCACAAAATAATGGACCTACTAGCCTACTATCAACCCATTATTTTTAACGTTTGGAAGGCGACGCGCAATTAATTGAGCACTCGCATCAAAAAGAATGAAAACTACTGAAAATAGGCGTTATCAGTAACTGTATGATCGGTAACATCCCTCACACCACCAAGCTCAGGTATTCGCTCTTTTAAGGTTTTTTCTACACCTTCTTTTAGCGTGATGCTAACAGCACTGCAGCCCTGACAGCCTCCACCAAATTTTAGAACAGCAACATTACCTTCAACAATCTCCACCAACGAGACATCCCCGCCGTGCGCGGCCAAACCAGGATTTATCTCTGTCACCAGATAGTACGTAACCCTTTCATCAAGCGGCGAGTCATCACTTACTTTTGGCACTTTTGCATTCGGTGCCTTTATCGTAAGCTGCCCTCCCATTTTATCAGCAGCGTAGTCGACCAATGCATCCTCAAGAAACGGTAAACTTTTTTGCTCCAGATACAACACGAAACTCTTGAGCTGTATCTTTTCATCATCAACAACAATCTCATCAGGCTTACAATAGGCCAAGCAGGTTTCAGCCATTTTCGTTCCTGGCTGAGTTACAAACATTCTAACACCCATATCACTAGTATCCTGCTTATCAAGAAGCGTTTTTAGATAATCTTGAGCAGACTCTGTAACCGTGACCATTAATTCACCACTAATATTGCGAAAATTGATTTACCACTATTTTACGGTATATTTCTGCATTGTAGAAGACCTAGTATTTTAGTTGGTTTTATTTCTGTGCTCCTGCCTTTAGTGATATATCGCATAAAATGAGCTGTGCGCAGCCACATCAATAAAGACTAGCCCTATTCTATTTGCTATAGTAGCCGCCGTTTCTTTGAATGCCTGCAATGCTATTGAATGCCGCGAGATTCATTAACACCCACTACAACATAATGAACACAGAAGGTTAGCCTAAGCCATGACTGATCGCCAAAACAGAATTGAACAGCTATACGAAACCCTGAAAGACCGTATTCTAATTCTAGATGGCGCAATGGGAACCATGATCCAGGGCTATAAGCTATCAGAACAGGACTACCGTGGTGAACGCTTTGCAGAGCACCCTTGTGATGTTAAGGGTAACAACGATCTTCTGAGTATCACCCAACCAGATATTATTAAAGAAATTCACAATCAATACCTGGAAGCGGGTGCCGATATCCTGGGTACCAATACGTTTAATTCAACAGTG
Proteins encoded in this window:
- the nfuA gene encoding Fe-S biogenesis protein NfuA; this encodes MVTVTESAQDYLKTLLDKQDTSDMGVRMFVTQPGTKMAETCLAYCKPDEIVVDDEKIQLKSFVLYLEQKSLPFLEDALVDYAADKMGGQLTIKAPNAKVPKVSDDSPLDERVTYYLVTEINPGLAAHGGDVSLVEIVEGNVAVLKFGGGCQGCSAVSITLKEGVEKTLKERIPELGGVRDVTDHTVTDNAYFQ